The Bradyrhizobium sp. CCGB01 genome segment CTGCGTGATCGCGATCACCATGACCGCCCTCATTCTGCTCGACCGCTTCTACGGGCTCGACCGTGTGCTCGCCGGCAAGGGCGATACGGGACGATAGGAGAACCTATGTCAGGAGATTACGACGTCGCCGTCGTCGGCGGCGGGCTGCTCGGCTCCGCCATTGCATGGGGCCTCGGCCGCCTCGGCAAGAGCGTGGCGGTGCTCGATGAAGGCGACATCACCAAGCGCGCCTCGCGCGCGAACTTTGCGCTGGTCTGGGTGCAGAGCAAGGGGCTCGGCATGCCCGCTTATACGGTCTGGACCGTGCGGGCTTCCGAAGCCTGGGGCCGGCTCGCCTCGGAGCTGAAGCAGCAGACCGGGCTCGACGTCTCGCTCCAGCAGAATGGCGGCTTCCATCTGACGCTCGGCGAGGACGAATTCGGCCAGCGCACTGATCTCGTCAAGCGCATGCACAATCAGACTGGTGCTGCCGACTACAAGATGGAGATGCTTTCCGCCTCCGAGGTCAAGAAGTCGCTGCCGTTGATCGGCCCGGAGGTCTCCGGCGGCAGCTATTGTCCGCTCGACGGCCACGTCAATTCGCTGCGGACGTTCCGCGCCTTCCACACCGGCTTCAAGGCGTTCGGCATCGACTATTTCCCGGAGCGCCCGGTCTCGGCCATCAGCAAGAGCGGCGGCGAATTCCGCCTGACGACGCCGAAGGGCGAGCTGCGCGCCGCCAAGATCGTGCTGGCCGCCGGCAACGCCAACCAGACGCTGGCGCCGATGGTCGGCCTCTACGCCCCGATGGGCCCGACCCGGGGCCAGATCGTGGTGACCGAGCGCACCATGCCGTTCCTGCCGCATCCGCTGACCACGATCCGCCAGACCGACGAGGGCACGGTGATGATCGGCGACAGCAAGGAGGACGAGCTCGACGATCGCGCTCTGAAGCATTCGATCAGCGCCGTGATGACCGATCGCGCCCAGCGCATGTTCCCGCATCTGTCGCGGCTCAACGTGGTCAGGAGCTGGGCCGGCATCCGGGTCATGCCGCAGGACGGCTTTCCGATCTACGACCAGTCGGCGACGCATCCCGGCGCTTTCGTCGCCTGCTGCCATTCCGGCGTGACGCTGGCCTCGAACCACGCCTTCGAGATCGCGCGCATGGTCGCGCAGGGCGCACTCGAGCCGGAACTGGTCGGCGCGTTCTCGGCCAGCCGTTTCGGCGGCGCGGGCGCCGCGAACAACAGCGGCTACTAGAGATATCAAGGAGCCAAGAGGCATCCCATGTTTACACGATCCGAACAGGACAAGCGACCGCAGGTCCAGATCTTCGTTGACGGCGTCGCCGTCGCGGCGCGCCAGGGCGACACCGTCTCCGCCGCGCTATTGGCATCCGGTCGGGACGCGCGGCGTTCCACCGCGGTGAGCGGCGCGCCGCGTCTGCCCTATTGCATGATGGGCGTGTGCTTCGATTGCCTCGTGACCATCGACGGCGTCGGCAACCGCCAGGGCTGTCTCGTGCCCGTCGCCGAGGGCATGCAGGTCGAGATCCAGAAAGGCAAGCGGGAGATCGGAAGATGACTGTGGCTCCCAAGCGCGAAACCTATGACGTCGTGGTAATCGGTGCCGGGCCCGCCGGCCTCGCCGCCGCTGCGACATCCGCCGAAGCCGGCCTGTCGACGCTGCTGCTCGACGAGAACATTGGCCCCGGCGGCCAGGTCTTTCGCGCCATCTCGTCGACGCCGGTCACCGAGCGCAATCAGCTCGGCGCCGATTATTGGGTCGGTGCCGATCTCGTGCAGTCGCTGCGCGCGAGCAGCGCCGAGGTCATTCATCGCGCGACGGTCTGGAGCCTCGATCGCAACCTCGAGATCGCCGTCTCGATCGGCGGCGCCTCCGCCTTCGTCAAGGCCCAGCGCGTGATCCTGGCGACCGGTGCGCTGGAGCGGCCGTTCCCGATTCCCGGTTGGACATTGCCGGGCGTGATGACCGCGGGTGCGGCGCAGACCATGCTGAAATCGTCGGCGCTGGTGCCCGACGGACGCACGGTGATCGCGGGGCAGGGGCCCTTGCTCTGGCTGCTCGCCGCGCAAATCCTGCGCCTGGGCGGCCGCATTGACCGTATCCTCGACACCACCGAGCGCGGCAATTATTTCGCCGCCTTGCCTCACGCCTTCGCCTTCCTGACCTCGCCCTATTTCGCCA includes the following:
- a CDS encoding FAD-binding oxidoreductase; its protein translation is MSGDYDVAVVGGGLLGSAIAWGLGRLGKSVAVLDEGDITKRASRANFALVWVQSKGLGMPAYTVWTVRASEAWGRLASELKQQTGLDVSLQQNGGFHLTLGEDEFGQRTDLVKRMHNQTGAADYKMEMLSASEVKKSLPLIGPEVSGGSYCPLDGHVNSLRTFRAFHTGFKAFGIDYFPERPVSAISKSGGEFRLTTPKGELRAAKIVLAAGNANQTLAPMVGLYAPMGPTRGQIVVTERTMPFLPHPLTTIRQTDEGTVMIGDSKEDELDDRALKHSISAVMTDRAQRMFPHLSRLNVVRSWAGIRVMPQDGFPIYDQSATHPGAFVACCHSGVTLASNHAFEIARMVAQGALEPELVGAFSASRFGGAGAANNSGY
- a CDS encoding (2Fe-2S)-binding protein; protein product: MFTRSEQDKRPQVQIFVDGVAVAARQGDTVSAALLASGRDARRSTAVSGAPRLPYCMMGVCFDCLVTIDGVGNRQGCLVPVAEGMQVEIQKGKREIGR